Proteins encoded by one window of Calditrichota bacterium:
- a CDS encoding metal-dependent transcriptional regulator: MARQSEASRTSDLAKALSVAAPSVTGMLTKMAGKGLIARTDSRRYRLTVEGQRQAGRLLRRHRLIETFLTRTLNYGWDEVHYEAHRLEHSVSERFIERLAKFLEYPERDPHGAPIPHTDGSIASDDSVLLLDWSAGVEAIVAQVGDEDDALLAYYGRLGIRPGARIRIVEKVPYEGGLVLEVNGQNCQIGLRAAGQVRVREV, encoded by the coding sequence ATGGCGCGGCAGTCTGAAGCCTCCCGAACGAGCGACCTGGCGAAAGCACTCAGCGTTGCAGCGCCGTCGGTTACCGGGATGTTGACTAAAATGGCAGGGAAGGGCTTGATTGCCCGGACCGATTCGCGCCGTTACCGACTCACGGTTGAGGGGCAGCGGCAAGCCGGACGGTTGCTCCGCCGGCACCGCCTGATCGAGACTTTCCTTACAAGGACGCTCAACTACGGATGGGATGAGGTTCATTATGAAGCGCATCGCCTCGAGCACAGCGTCTCCGAGCGGTTCATTGAGCGACTGGCGAAGTTTCTCGAATACCCCGAGCGAGATCCGCACGGCGCGCCGATCCCTCATACCGATGGATCAATAGCGAGCGACGACTCAGTATTGCTCCTCGATTGGTCTGCTGGCGTGGAGGCGATTGTTGCGCAAGTGGGAGACGAGGACGATGCCTTGCTCGCTTACTACGGGCGTCTCGGTATCCGGCCGGGAGCGCGAATACGGATCGTTGAAAAGGTTCCCTACGAGGGCGGCCTGGTCCTGGAGGTGAACGGGCAAAACTGTCAGATTGGACTCAGAGCGGCCGGGCAGGTGCGGGTCAGGGAGGTGTGA
- the queA gene encoding tRNA preQ1(34) S-adenosylmethionine ribosyltransferase-isomerase QueA, which produces MDFHPPEFNVFLPPDRIALHPAPVRDQARLLVLDRNLRKVVHIGIVRDLPQFLKGDLVVLNDTRVIPARVQGHKTTGGRVGVLFLAGTYDPATGSVEVLVDHIRRSIPAGTTILLPEDATLRLVRRRDETGWHGVWESAGGRSLLDYLDRNGAPPLPPYIKRPAEDDDRERYQTVYADRETSLAAPTAGLHLTSELLALLSAGGCQIERITLDVGLGTFAPIRSSDLSSHWMQVETYQISDPAAKAISDARTESRRVTAVGTTSVRALEDAASKHSPILPGRGAAGLFIFPPYTFRVVDRLFTNFHRPDSTLLQLVAAFAGWDLINLAYSTAMDEGFRFYSYGDAMLLL; this is translated from the coding sequence ATGGACTTTCACCCCCCCGAATTCAACGTCTTCTTACCCCCCGACCGGATCGCCCTTCATCCTGCGCCGGTGCGCGATCAAGCGCGGCTCCTGGTGCTCGACCGTAACCTACGGAAGGTTGTCCATATCGGCATCGTCCGCGACCTGCCGCAGTTCCTGAAGGGCGACCTGGTCGTGTTGAATGACACCCGGGTGATCCCGGCGCGGGTTCAGGGACATAAGACCACCGGCGGCCGGGTCGGAGTGCTCTTCCTCGCGGGCACATACGATCCGGCCACCGGCTCGGTTGAAGTCCTTGTCGATCATATCCGTCGCAGCATCCCGGCGGGGACGACGATTCTCCTGCCGGAAGATGCAACCTTAAGGCTCGTTCGCCGGCGGGACGAGACCGGCTGGCATGGCGTATGGGAGTCGGCGGGGGGCCGCAGCCTGCTCGATTATCTGGATCGCAACGGGGCGCCTCCGCTGCCGCCCTACATCAAGCGTCCGGCTGAAGATGACGATCGCGAACGTTATCAGACAGTCTATGCTGACCGGGAAACCTCACTTGCGGCGCCGACTGCCGGGTTGCACCTGACATCGGAACTGCTCGCTTTGTTGTCGGCAGGTGGCTGTCAAATAGAGCGGATCACCCTCGATGTCGGGCTGGGGACCTTTGCGCCAATCCGGTCCAGTGACCTTTCGTCGCACTGGATGCAGGTCGAGACCTATCAGATCTCGGATCCGGCTGCCAAGGCAATTTCTGATGCCCGAACTGAATCACGCCGGGTTACCGCAGTTGGGACGACCTCAGTCCGGGCGCTTGAAGATGCGGCGTCTAAGCACTCGCCTATATTGCCGGGTCGAGGCGCAGCCGGGCTTTTCATCTTTCCACCTTACACTTTCCGTGTCGTCGATCGCCTCTTCACCAACTTTCATCGCCCCGATTCGACCCTCCTGCAATTGGTCGCCGCATTTGCGGGCTGGGACCTGATCAACCTCGCCTACTCGACTGCAATGGACGAGGGATTCCGATTCTACTCCTACGGCGATGCCATGCTCCTTTTGTAG